A genomic window from Pseudomonas leptonychotis includes:
- the modC gene encoding molybdenum ABC transporter ATP-binding protein translates to MIWPFSRRAAAIRTVSGPGEIQARFKVEHTGFSLDVELNLPGRGVSALFGDSGSGKTSCLRCFAGLDRPANGYLQVNGELWQDSAQGIFVPAHQRAVGYVFQDAKLFAHLTVRRNLEYGLKRIPAAQRRIALEQAVELLGIEHLLQRLPGKLSGGEQQRVGIARALLTSPRLLLLDEPLASLDLKRKQEVLPYLERLHQELQIPIVYVSHSPDEVARLADHLVLLEDGKVSASGPLKETLLRADLPFVFEDDAEAVVDGVVSGHDPAYGLLALQLPGSAIGLQLPHAALALGQSVRIKIKARDVSLSLQRAEASSVLNLLPARVVDWINVAEQAHVLVRLQVGDEQLLARITRYSFDHLQIQHEQSLWAQVKSVSLLSAN, encoded by the coding sequence ATGATCTGGCCATTTTCGCGGCGCGCTGCGGCGATTCGCACCGTCAGCGGGCCGGGCGAGATCCAGGCGCGCTTCAAGGTTGAACACACCGGCTTCAGTCTGGATGTCGAGCTGAATCTGCCGGGTCGTGGGGTCAGCGCGCTGTTTGGTGATTCCGGTTCCGGCAAGACCAGCTGCCTGCGCTGTTTTGCCGGGCTGGATAGGCCGGCGAACGGCTACCTGCAGGTCAATGGCGAGCTGTGGCAGGACAGCGCCCAGGGTATTTTTGTGCCGGCGCATCAGCGTGCCGTGGGTTATGTATTTCAGGATGCCAAGCTGTTCGCCCACCTCACGGTGCGGCGTAACTTGGAATACGGGCTTAAACGCATCCCGGCAGCACAGCGGCGGATTGCCCTGGAGCAGGCGGTGGAGCTGCTCGGCATTGAGCACTTGCTGCAGCGCTTGCCGGGCAAACTGTCCGGCGGTGAGCAGCAGCGCGTCGGCATCGCTCGCGCCCTGCTGACCAGCCCACGCTTGCTGCTACTGGATGAGCCGCTGGCCTCGCTTGATCTCAAGCGCAAACAGGAGGTGCTGCCCTATCTGGAGCGCCTGCATCAGGAGCTCCAGATCCCGATTGTGTATGTCAGCCACTCTCCTGATGAGGTGGCGCGCCTGGCCGATCATCTGGTGCTGCTCGAGGACGGTAAGGTAAGCGCCAGCGGCCCGCTCAAAGAAACCCTGCTGCGCGCCGACCTGCCGTTTGTTTTCGAGGACGATGCCGAGGCGGTGGTCGACGGCGTGGTCAGTGGCCATGATCCGGCCTACGGGCTGCTTGCCCTGCAATTGCCCGGTAGTGCTATCGGTCTGCAGCTGCCACATGCGGCGCTAGCGCTGGGTCAGTCGGTGCGGATCAAGATCAAGGCGCGCGATGTCAGCCTGAGCCTGCAGCGTGCCGAGGCCAGCAGCGTGCTCAACCTGCTCCCAGCGCGGGTGGTCGACTGGATCAACGTGGCCGAGCAGGCGCATGTGCTGGTGCGTCTGCAGGTGGGTGACGAGCAACTGCTGGCGCGCATCACTCGCTACTCTTTCGACCACCTGCAGATTCAGCATGAGCAATCACTTTGGGCGCAGGTTAAATCGGTGTCATTGCTGAGTGCCAACTGA
- the nirD gene encoding nitrite reductase small subunit NirD — MSQLSAERSVQHALQWQAVCARQDLVANSGVVAWIEGGQVALFYLPDEASDQQLFALDNRDPLSGANVIGRGIVGSLAGDLVIAAPLYKQHFRLQDGTCLEYPQQQLRTWLVRLQGDTVEIALS; from the coding sequence ATGAGCCAATTAAGCGCAGAACGCAGCGTGCAGCACGCGCTGCAATGGCAAGCCGTGTGTGCCCGCCAGGACCTGGTGGCTAACTCCGGCGTGGTCGCGTGGATCGAGGGTGGGCAAGTGGCGCTGTTCTACCTGCCAGACGAGGCCAGCGACCAGCAACTGTTTGCCCTCGATAACCGCGACCCGTTATCGGGCGCCAACGTCATCGGCCGCGGCATTGTCGGCAGCCTGGCCGGTGATCTGGTGATCGCTGCGCCGCTGTACAAGCAGCACTTCCGTCTGCAAGACGGCACCTGCCTGGAGTACCCGCAGCAGCAGCTGCGCACCTGGCTGGTTCGGTTGCAGGGCGATACGGTGGAAATCGCGCTGAGCTAA
- the nirB gene encoding nitrite reductase large subunit NirB has protein sequence MNSTETSTDQQRLIVIGNGMVGHHCVEQLIERGALARYQVHVFSEEPLRAYDRVHLSEYFGGRDAESLALSTVELYQTPGVTLHLGVPVLEIDRERREVITATGCFPYDQLVLATGSYPFVPPIEGAEGDSRLVYRTLADLDGIRAAAKGKRRGVVVGGGLLGLEAANALKSLGLEAHVVEFAPRLMPVQLDEHGGLALKAQIEALGVSVHLSRGTQSITPGSEYRYRMNFAGEEFLETDLIVFSAGIRPQDAIAKQCSLELGPRGGVAIDSQCRTSDPAIYAIGECAAWNGGIFGLVAPGYQMARSVATQLCGEDSEPFMGADMSTKLKLLGVDVGSIGDAHGATAGSRSYRFIDEANASYRRLVVSADGKQAIGAVLVGDNSYYDTLLQYVQNGITLPADPSCLILPQGEGAPALGADALPDTATICSCHNVSKGAICAAIDGGCGDLAGLKACTKAATGCGGCSALLKQVFEHELTARGVVVDKSLCEHFAYTRQELYGIVRVEGIESFETLLAKHGRGHVGCDICKPAVGSILASCWNRSITDPALVPLQDTNDTFMANMQKNGTYSVVPRIPGGEVTPDGLIAIGAVAKKYDLYTKITGGQRIDLFGAQLHELPQIWAELIAAGFETGHAYGKSLRTVKSCVGSTWCRYGVQDSVAMALLLEDRYKGLRSPHKIKFAVSGCTRECAEAQSKDVGVIATENGWNLYVAGNGGMRPRHAELFATDLDDATLVRYIDRFLMFYVQTADRLQRTSVWRESLEGGLDYLKAVVIDDSLGLAAELEAQMQLVVDRYECEWANALNDPEKLKRFRTFVNDKRADPDIQFVKERAQIRPVRDDERSLIPLFEEVV, from the coding sequence ATGAACAGCACAGAGACCTCCACAGACCAGCAACGGCTTATCGTCATCGGCAACGGCATGGTCGGCCATCATTGCGTCGAGCAACTGATTGAGCGTGGCGCCCTGGCCCGCTATCAGGTGCATGTGTTCAGCGAAGAGCCGCTGCGTGCTTATGACCGCGTGCACCTCTCAGAGTATTTCGGCGGCCGTGATGCCGAGTCGTTGGCGCTCAGCACGGTTGAGCTGTACCAGACGCCTGGGGTCACTTTGCACTTGGGCGTGCCGGTGCTGGAGATCGACCGCGAGCGTCGTGAAGTGATCACCGCCACGGGTTGTTTCCCCTACGATCAACTGGTGCTGGCCACCGGCTCCTATCCCTTTGTGCCGCCGATCGAAGGCGCCGAGGGCGATTCGCGCCTGGTCTATCGCACCCTGGCTGACCTCGACGGCATTCGCGCTGCGGCCAAAGGCAAGCGCCGTGGTGTAGTAGTTGGCGGTGGTTTGCTCGGTTTGGAAGCGGCCAACGCGCTGAAGTCGCTGGGTTTGGAAGCCCATGTAGTGGAATTCGCCCCACGCTTGATGCCGGTGCAGTTGGATGAGCACGGCGGCCTGGCGCTGAAAGCACAGATCGAAGCGTTGGGCGTCAGCGTGCACCTGTCGCGCGGCACCCAGTCGATTACCCCCGGCAGCGAGTACCGCTACCGGATGAACTTCGCCGGAGAAGAGTTTCTGGAGACCGACCTGATCGTGTTCTCCGCCGGTATTCGCCCGCAGGACGCCATTGCCAAACAGTGCAGCCTGGAGCTTGGCCCGCGCGGCGGCGTGGCCATCGACAGCCAGTGCCGCACCAGCGACCCGGCCATCTACGCCATCGGCGAATGCGCGGCGTGGAATGGTGGGATCTTCGGCCTGGTCGCTCCGGGCTATCAGATGGCCCGCAGCGTCGCCACCCAGCTCTGTGGTGAAGACAGCGAGCCCTTTATGGGCGCGGACATGTCGACCAAGCTCAAGCTGCTCGGCGTCGACGTCGGCTCCATCGGCGATGCCCATGGCGCCACTGCCGGTTCGCGCAGCTATCGCTTTATCGACGAAGCCAACGCCAGCTACCGCCGGTTGGTGGTTTCGGCCGACGGCAAGCAGGCTATCGGCGCCGTGCTGGTCGGCGACAACAGCTACTACGACACCCTGCTGCAGTACGTGCAGAACGGCATCACCCTGCCGGCCGATCCGTCCTGCCTGATTCTGCCGCAAGGCGAAGGCGCGCCAGCGCTGGGTGCCGATGCGCTGCCGGATACCGCCACCATCTGCTCCTGCCACAACGTCAGCAAGGGCGCGATCTGCGCGGCCATCGACGGCGGCTGCGGCGACCTGGCTGGGCTCAAGGCCTGTACCAAAGCGGCCACCGGCTGCGGCGGGTGTTCGGCCCTGCTCAAGCAGGTGTTCGAACACGAGCTGACCGCACGCGGCGTGGTGGTGGATAAGAGCCTTTGCGAGCACTTCGCCTATACCCGCCAAGAGCTGTACGGCATCGTCCGCGTTGAAGGTATCGAGAGTTTCGAAACCCTGTTGGCTAAGCACGGCCGTGGCCATGTGGGTTGCGACATCTGCAAGCCAGCGGTGGGTTCGATCCTCGCTTCCTGCTGGAACCGCTCGATCACCGATCCGGCGCTGGTGCCGCTGCAGGACACCAACGACACCTTTATGGCCAACATGCAGAAGAACGGTACCTACTCGGTGGTGCCGCGTATTCCCGGTGGCGAAGTGACCCCGGATGGCTTGATTGCGATTGGTGCGGTGGCGAAGAAATACGACCTCTACACCAAGATCACCGGCGGCCAGCGCATCGATTTGTTCGGCGCGCAGTTGCACGAACTGCCGCAGATCTGGGCCGAGCTGATCGCCGCCGGTTTTGAAACCGGCCACGCCTACGGCAAGTCGCTGCGCACGGTGAAATCCTGCGTGGGCAGCACCTGGTGCCGCTACGGTGTGCAGGACAGTGTGGCCATGGCACTGCTGCTGGAAGACCGCTACAAGGGCCTGCGCTCGCCGCACAAGATCAAGTTTGCGGTATCCGGTTGCACTCGCGAATGCGCCGAGGCGCAGAGCAAGGATGTGGGCGTGATTGCCACCGAGAATGGCTGGAACCTCTATGTGGCCGGGAATGGCGGCATGCGTCCACGCCATGCCGAGCTGTTTGCCACCGATTTGGATGACGCCACCCTGGTCCGTTACATCGACCGTTTCCTGATGTTCTACGTGCAAACCGCCGACCGTCTGCAACGCACCTCGGTATGGCGCGAGTCGTTGGAAGGTGGCCTGGATTACCTCAAGGCTGTGGTTATCGATGACAGCCTGGGCCTCGCCGCCGAGCTTGAAGCGCAGATGCAGTTGGTGGTCGATCGCTACGAATGCGAATGGGCCAACGCCTTGAACGATCCGGAAAAACTCAAACGCTTCCGCACCTTCGTTAACGACAAGCGCGCCGATCCGGACATCCAGTTCGTCAAAGAGCGTGCGCAGATTCGTCCGGTCCGCGACGACGAACGTTCCCTTATTCCGCTATTCGAAGAGGTGGTTTGA
- a CDS encoding Crp/Fnr family transcriptional regulator yields MSAVETYHARLRQGHWFNTLPAALQQALLACAQVQQLAAGQVLFRRGDPPCGLYAVVEGGMRIGAVNAAGKEALLTLVEPPYWFGEISLFDGQPRTHDAFAEGTTTLLWVPQVRLLALLEQQPQYWRDFALLMSQKLRLAFIALEEMSLRPAAPRLARRLLLIAENYGEGEPRRVIHLPQEQLALMLAISRQTTNQILKELEGQGILRLTYGEIEILDLPGLRQAAQ; encoded by the coding sequence ATGAGTGCTGTCGAGACCTATCACGCACGACTGCGCCAAGGACATTGGTTCAATACCCTGCCCGCCGCGTTGCAGCAGGCCCTGTTGGCGTGCGCCCAGGTGCAGCAACTGGCGGCCGGGCAGGTACTGTTTCGCCGTGGCGACCCGCCTTGTGGTTTGTATGCGGTGGTTGAGGGCGGCATGCGCATCGGTGCAGTCAATGCCGCCGGAAAAGAAGCACTGCTGACTCTGGTCGAACCGCCCTATTGGTTTGGCGAAATCTCCCTGTTCGATGGTCAGCCGCGCACCCACGATGCCTTCGCCGAAGGCACCACCACCCTGCTGTGGGTGCCGCAAGTGCGCCTGCTGGCGCTGCTTGAACAACAGCCACAGTACTGGCGTGATTTCGCCCTGCTGATGAGTCAGAAATTGCGTTTGGCGTTTATTGCTCTGGAAGAGATGAGCCTGCGCCCAGCGGCTCCGCGCCTAGCCCGGCGGCTATTGTTGATTGCCGAAAATTACGGTGAAGGTGAGCCGCGTCGGGTCATCCATTTACCCCAGGAACAGTTAGCGCTGATGTTGGCGATTTCCCGGCAGACCACCAACCAGATCCTCAAAGAGTTGGAAGGCCAGGGCATTCTGCGCCTGACCTATGGCGAGATTGAGATTCTTGATCTGCCAGGGCTGCGTCAGGCGGCGCAGTGA
- the modA gene encoding molybdate ABC transporter substrate-binding protein: protein MQARIAALFAALVFSSQVLAEQVQVAVAANFTAPLQAIAAEFEKDTGHTVVASFGATGQLYAQIQHGAPFEVFLSADASTPAKLHSEGLGVKGSRFTYAVGNLVLWSATPGYLDGSDAVLKANQYRHLALANPKAAPYGLAASEVLEKLGLSEAVQGKLVEGQSISQTYQFIATGNAELGFVALSQVYKDGQLNGGSAWRVPAELHTPIKQDGLLLKKGVHNPAAVAFIEYLKGAKATAIIRSYGYQR, encoded by the coding sequence ATGCAAGCTCGTATCGCGGCACTGTTCGCCGCCTTGGTATTCAGCAGTCAGGTCTTGGCTGAGCAGGTGCAGGTCGCGGTGGCGGCCAACTTCACCGCGCCGCTGCAGGCGATTGCCGCCGAGTTCGAGAAAGACACTGGACACACAGTGGTCGCTTCCTTCGGCGCCACCGGCCAGTTGTATGCACAGATTCAGCATGGCGCACCGTTCGAAGTATTTCTCAGCGCCGATGCCAGCACCCCGGCCAAGCTGCACAGCGAAGGCTTGGGCGTTAAGGGCTCGCGCTTTACCTATGCGGTCGGCAACCTGGTGTTGTGGTCGGCCACACCGGGTTACCTGGATGGCAGCGATGCAGTGCTCAAGGCCAATCAATACAGACACCTGGCGCTGGCCAACCCAAAGGCTGCGCCCTATGGTCTGGCTGCCAGCGAAGTGCTGGAAAAGCTCGGCCTGAGCGAAGCGGTGCAGGGCAAGCTGGTTGAGGGGCAGAGTATCAGCCAGACGTACCAATTCATTGCCACCGGCAACGCCGAACTGGGCTTTGTTGCGCTGTCGCAGGTGTACAAGGATGGCCAGCTCAACGGCGGTTCGGCCTGGCGGGTGCCGGCCGAGCTGCACACGCCAATCAAGCAGGACGGGTTGCTTCTTAAGAAGGGCGTACATAACCCCGCGGCGGTGGCCTTTATCGAGTACCTGAAAGGCGCAAAAGCGACTGCAATAATCAGGTCTTACGGTTATCAGCGCTAA
- the modB gene encoding molybdate ABC transporter permease subunit produces MPLSKADFAAVLLTLELASLTTLVLLLIGTPIAWWLARTDSRWKQPIGAVVALPLVLPPTVIGFYLLVSMGPQGVIGQLTQSLGLGTLTFTFAGLVIGSVFYSLPFVVQPLQNAFEAIGRGPLEAAATLRAGPWDAFFTVVLPLAKPGFVTAAILGFAHTVGEFGVVLMIGGNIPGKTQVASVQIYNHVESMEYAQAHWLAGGMVLFSFIVLLALYSGRSSGRSNTRVWQ; encoded by the coding sequence ATGCCACTGAGCAAAGCCGATTTCGCCGCCGTACTGCTGACGCTTGAGTTGGCATCGCTGACCACTCTCGTGCTGCTGCTGATCGGAACACCGATTGCCTGGTGGCTGGCCCGTACGGATTCGCGCTGGAAGCAGCCGATTGGCGCAGTGGTCGCGTTGCCGTTAGTGCTACCGCCGACCGTGATTGGCTTCTACCTGCTGGTGAGCATGGGCCCGCAGGGTGTTATCGGTCAGCTGACCCAGAGCCTGGGCCTCGGCACCCTGACGTTTACCTTTGCCGGCTTGGTGATCGGTTCGGTGTTCTATTCCCTGCCCTTTGTCGTGCAGCCTCTGCAGAACGCCTTCGAGGCGATTGGACGGGGCCCGCTGGAGGCTGCCGCTACCTTGCGCGCGGGGCCTTGGGATGCGTTCTTTACGGTGGTGCTGCCGCTGGCTAAGCCGGGTTTTGTCACGGCGGCGATTCTCGGTTTTGCCCATACCGTAGGCGAGTTCGGCGTGGTGCTGATGATTGGCGGCAATATTCCCGGCAAAACTCAAGTGGCCTCCGTGCAGATTTATAACCACGTAGAAAGCATGGAGTACGCCCAGGCTCATTGGCTGGCGGGGGGCATGGTGCTGTTCTCCTTTATCGTGCTGCTGGCGCTCTACTCTGGACGAAGCAGCGGGCGCAGCAATACGCGGGTGTGGCAATGA
- a CDS encoding alkaline phosphatase family protein encodes MPTPTATVHDDLPLVLAGPLLRRMQPQCLVLWLVGSRPLTLSLQLAHGEAEEPQRYPLQGDSCQVIQVGEQAFIHLIELALDTPLPCDVQIDYDLLIDQPGQAPQGIAEWAPHLLYDGVAQPNFVLREHLDQLLHGSCRKPHHPSADGLLCADRLLAEPHAPEQRPALLLMSGDQIYADDVSGPMLRAIHQVIARLGLFGEHLEGAVVDDSTALYQHPASYYQRAELLPELKSNETLRERFFGGVEKPIFTTSSADNHLVTCAEVLAMYLLVWSPVPWTLLDAEMPALSRDEVPRYQAERKHIEVFRGGLAQVARALAHLPTLMIFDDHDVTDDWNLSAQWELTAYGHPFSRRILGNALIAYLLCQGWGNNPEVFAKPLQAVQAMTADRDADNHMNPQQQDALIDSLLAFHQWHFVLPTSPTLVVLDTRTRRWRSARNRKRPSGLMDWEALCEFQQALLDQPSAIIVSAAPMFGVKLIEAVQKVFSWAGHPLMVDAENWMAHRGAARVMMNIFRHSRTPGNYVILSGDVHYSFVYEVLIRQRKRGPQLWQITSSGLKNEFPPRLLDWFDRLNRWLYAPWSPLNWLTKRRRMQVTPRIPSRSKAGERLWNGAGLGQVFFNEQGQPSAIYQHNADGSPAVAFVDDRDKASVPQAALSPAGRG; translated from the coding sequence ATGCCGACTCCCACTGCTACTGTGCACGATGACCTCCCCCTGGTGCTCGCCGGTCCGCTGCTACGGCGCATGCAGCCACAGTGCTTGGTGCTCTGGTTGGTCGGCAGTCGGCCGCTGACCCTAAGCCTGCAGCTGGCTCATGGTGAGGCTGAAGAGCCGCAGCGTTATCCGCTGCAAGGTGACAGCTGTCAGGTGATCCAGGTCGGTGAGCAGGCCTTTATCCACCTGATCGAACTTGCGCTTGATACGCCGTTGCCCTGCGATGTGCAGATCGACTATGACCTGTTGATCGATCAACCCGGCCAGGCGCCGCAAGGCATTGCCGAATGGGCGCCGCACTTGTTGTATGACGGTGTGGCGCAGCCTAATTTTGTGCTGCGCGAGCACCTGGATCAGCTTCTTCACGGTTCCTGCCGCAAGCCGCATCATCCCTCGGCCGATGGCCTACTCTGCGCCGACCGCCTGTTGGCCGAACCGCACGCCCCTGAACAGCGCCCGGCGTTGCTGCTGATGAGCGGCGACCAGATCTACGCCGATGATGTCAGCGGGCCGATGTTGCGCGCGATCCATCAGGTTATCGCCCGCCTCGGCCTGTTCGGTGAGCACCTGGAGGGTGCAGTGGTCGATGACAGCACCGCGCTGTACCAGCATCCGGCCAGCTACTACCAGCGCGCGGAATTGCTGCCAGAGCTGAAAAGCAACGAAACCCTGCGTGAGCGTTTCTTTGGCGGGGTGGAGAAGCCGATTTTCACCACCAGCAGCGCCGACAACCATCTGGTGACCTGCGCCGAAGTCTTGGCCATGTACCTGCTGGTTTGGTCACCCGTGCCCTGGACCCTGCTGGATGCCGAGATGCCGGCGTTGAGTCGCGATGAAGTGCCGCGTTACCAGGCTGAGCGTAAGCATATTGAAGTGTTTCGCGGCGGTCTGGCGCAGGTTGCCCGTGCCCTCGCCCACTTGCCCACGCTGATGATCTTCGATGACCACGACGTCACCGATGACTGGAACCTCTCCGCGCAATGGGAGCTGACGGCCTACGGTCACCCGTTTTCCAGGCGCATTTTGGGCAATGCCCTGATTGCCTACCTGCTGTGTCAGGGTTGGGGTAACAACCCTGAGGTGTTCGCCAAGCCGTTGCAGGCCGTTCAGGCCATGACCGCAGACCGCGATGCGGACAACCACATGAACCCGCAACAGCAGGATGCGCTGATCGATAGCTTATTGGCCTTTCACCAGTGGCATTTCGTCCTGCCGACCAGCCCGACACTGGTGGTGCTGGACACCCGCACCCGGCGCTGGCGTAGCGCGCGTAACCGCAAGCGGCCGTCCGGTTTGATGGATTGGGAAGCACTGTGTGAATTTCAGCAGGCGCTGCTGGATCAGCCGTCGGCGATCATCGTCTCGGCCGCGCCGATGTTCGGCGTCAAGCTGATCGAGGCCGTGCAAAAAGTCTTCAGCTGGGCCGGCCATCCGCTGATGGTCGATGCCGAAAACTGGATGGCTCACCGCGGTGCAGCGCGGGTGATGATGAATATCTTCCGTCATTCACGCACGCCGGGTAACTATGTGATTCTTTCCGGCGATGTGCACTATTCCTTCGTTTACGAGGTGCTGATTCGGCAGCGCAAGCGTGGGCCGCAACTCTGGCAGATCACCAGCAGCGGTCTGAAGAATGAGTTTCCACCGCGCCTGCTCGACTGGTTCGACCGCCTCAACCGTTGGCTGTACGCGCCCTGGTCACCGCTTAACTGGCTGACCAAACGCCGGCGTATGCAGGTCACGCCGCGCATTCCTTCGCGCAGTAAGGCCGGTGAAAGGTTGTGGAATGGCGCAGGGCTGGGCCAGGTGTTCTTTAACGAGCAGGGCCAGCCGAGCGCGATCTACCAGCACAACGCCGATGGTTCGCCGGCGGTGGCCTTTGTTGATGATCGGGATAAGGCGTCGGTCCCGCAAGCCGCACTCAGCCCAGCAGGAAGAGGCTAA
- a CDS encoding MerR family transcriptional regulator, with translation MKIGQLAERSGLPPSRIRFYEARGLLSAQRQANGYRRYPEQALQTLSIISCAQQAGFSLEEIRRLLPQADTTGLDHAELLTSLQRKVSEIELMQQRLVQNKAQLLTIIATIENKPAGMLCTENAERVLATLRNANNG, from the coding sequence ATGAAGATTGGTCAATTGGCCGAGCGCAGTGGCTTGCCGCCGTCACGCATCCGCTTTTATGAAGCCCGCGGCCTGCTCAGCGCCCAGCGCCAGGCCAACGGCTACCGCAGATATCCGGAACAGGCGCTGCAAACCCTCAGCATCATCAGTTGCGCGCAGCAGGCCGGGTTTAGCCTGGAAGAAATCCGCCGCTTGCTGCCGCAAGCTGACACAACGGGTTTGGACCATGCCGAATTACTCACCAGCCTGCAGCGCAAGGTCAGCGAGATTGAGCTGATGCAGCAACGCCTGGTGCAAAACAAGGCGCAGTTACTGACGATCATCGCCACCATCGAAAATAAGCCCGCAGGCATGCTCTGCACCGAAAATGCCGAGCGCGTATTGGCCACTCTACGCAACGCCAACAACGGCTAA
- a CDS encoding NAD(P)/FAD-dependent oxidoreductase — MNAATQPVIPAAERCPSYYSASLNEETDYPTLQGEVSVDVVIIGGGFTGVATAVELAERGLKVAIIEANKIGWGATGRNGGQVTGSLSGDAAMTKQMRNTLGEEVEDFIWHLRWRGHTIIKQRVEKYGIQCDLKHGHLHAAMKPVHMHELEATHAEAVRRGMAADVTLLDRDGVRSHLASDLYNGALKNTRNMHLHPLNLCIGEAKAAASLGALIFEHSEVLEIVHGAKPAVITAQGRINAKQVLLAGDVYHKLEPKKLKGMIFPAMGGIVTTAPLGELAKQINPQDLAVYDCRFVLDYYRTTADGRLLFGGGCNYSGRDSRDIAAELRPGIESTFPQLKGVDIDFQWSCAMGIVINRIPQLGKLSDNVWYCQGYSGHGIATTHIMGEIMANALTGTMGHYDTFAACTHIKVPLGDVFGNPMLAAGMWYYQMLEKLR; from the coding sequence ATGAATGCCGCCACCCAGCCCGTAATACCCGCTGCCGAACGTTGCCCGTCCTATTACAGCGCCAGCCTCAATGAGGAAACCGATTACCCGACCCTGCAAGGCGAAGTCAGCGTCGATGTAGTGATCATCGGCGGCGGCTTTACCGGCGTCGCCACCGCCGTGGAGCTGGCCGAGCGCGGTCTAAAAGTGGCGATTATCGAAGCCAATAAAATCGGTTGGGGCGCGACCGGGCGCAACGGTGGCCAGGTTACCGGCAGCCTGTCAGGCGATGCAGCCATGACCAAGCAGATGCGCAACACCCTCGGCGAAGAGGTCGAGGACTTTATCTGGCACTTGCGTTGGCGCGGTCACACCATCATCAAACAGCGTGTGGAGAAGTACGGCATTCAGTGCGACCTCAAGCACGGCCACCTGCATGCGGCGATGAAGCCCGTGCACATGCACGAACTGGAAGCCACCCACGCCGAAGCCGTGCGCCGCGGCATGGCGGCTGACGTGACCCTGCTCGACCGCGACGGCGTGCGCAGCCACCTGGCCAGCGACCTGTACAACGGCGCGCTGAAGAACACCCGCAATATGCACCTGCACCCGCTGAATCTGTGTATCGGTGAAGCCAAGGCCGCCGCCAGCTTGGGCGCGTTAATTTTCGAGCACTCCGAGGTACTGGAGATTGTTCACGGTGCCAAGCCGGCGGTAATCACCGCTCAAGGGCGGATCAACGCCAAGCAGGTGCTGCTGGCCGGCGACGTGTACCACAAGCTCGAGCCGAAGAAACTCAAAGGCATGATCTTCCCGGCCATGGGCGGCATCGTCACCACCGCGCCGCTGGGTGAGCTGGCCAAACAGATCAACCCGCAGGACCTGGCCGTGTACGACTGCCGCTTCGTCCTCGACTACTACCGCACGACTGCCGATGGCCGCCTGCTGTTCGGCGGTGGCTGCAACTACTCCGGGCGTGATTCTCGCGACATCGCGGCTGAGTTACGCCCTGGTATCGAGAGCACCTTCCCGCAGCTCAAGGGCGTCGATATCGACTTCCAGTGGAGCTGCGCCATGGGCATTGTGATCAACCGCATCCCGCAACTGGGCAAGCTCTCGGATAACGTCTGGTACTGCCAGGGCTACTCCGGCCACGGCATCGCCACCACCCATATCATGGGCGAGATCATGGCCAACGCCCTGACTGGCACCATGGGCCATTACGACACCTTCGCCGCCTGCACACACATCAAGGTGCCGCTCGGTGATGTATTCGGCAACCCGATGCTGGCCGCCGGCATGTGGTACTACCAAATGCTGGAAAAACTGCGTTAA
- a CDS encoding DUF962 domain-containing protein, whose protein sequence is MKTLVDHLAQYAAYHRDQRNILSHFIGIPLIVLAVAVLLSRPGFEVLGLWLSPAALTALAAAVFYLRLDVRFGLLMAALLGLSLWAGAALAQQTTLVWLSMGLGLFVLGWVIQFVGHHYEGRKPAFVDDVMGLVIGPLFVAAEAAFLLGLRKEVEQAIVERAGPTCSREKKATA, encoded by the coding sequence ATGAAAACCTTGGTCGACCATCTGGCTCAATACGCGGCGTATCACCGCGATCAGCGCAATATTCTCAGCCACTTTATCGGTATTCCACTGATCGTTCTGGCGGTAGCGGTATTACTTTCCCGTCCCGGCTTCGAGGTGCTTGGCCTGTGGCTGTCCCCAGCCGCGCTGACAGCACTGGCGGCAGCTGTCTTTTACCTACGCCTGGATGTGCGCTTCGGCTTGCTCATGGCTGCGCTGCTGGGCCTGAGTCTCTGGGCCGGCGCGGCGTTGGCGCAACAAACCACCCTGGTTTGGCTGAGCATGGGGTTGGGGCTGTTTGTGCTTGGCTGGGTTATTCAGTTCGTGGGGCATCACTACGAGGGGCGCAAGCCGGCGTTTGTCGATGACGTGATGGGCTTGGTGATCGGCCCACTGTTCGTCGCCGCCGAAGCCGCCTTCCTGCTGGGCCTGCGTAAAGAGGTTGAGCAGGCCATCGTCGAGCGCGCTGGGCCGACCTGCAGCCGCGAGAAGAAAGCCACCGCCTGA